One window of Pseudomonas sp. FP198 genomic DNA carries:
- a CDS encoding DUF2268 domain-containing putative Zn-dependent protease (predicted Zn-dependent protease with a strongly conserved HExxH motif), producing MDAWTLHWLEASGSLAEFRKELVGEFETAYEALAFRMVPPRLDVLVQRLPGETIPELGLVGRAYRSSMFSMTLDPDNPNFIPNLRAGALRRQVIHEVHHCLRMAGPGYGWTLGEALVSEGLAGQFARYLLNTDPERWEREVGSTELLNSPVGLQALESSYYDHSEWFFGSGNKPKWLGYSLGYQMVGCWLASRQDVDIFTWVNVPAADIIAAALERGLITATS from the coding sequence ATGGACGCATGGACGTTGCACTGGCTAGAAGCCTCGGGGAGTCTGGCTGAGTTTCGCAAGGAGCTGGTTGGTGAGTTCGAAACCGCTTATGAGGCCTTGGCTTTTCGGATGGTCCCGCCTCGACTTGATGTCCTGGTCCAGCGGTTGCCGGGCGAAACCATTCCGGAATTGGGCCTGGTAGGGCGAGCGTATCGAAGCTCGATGTTCAGCATGACGCTTGATCCAGATAATCCCAACTTCATTCCCAACCTGCGTGCTGGCGCGCTACGTCGTCAGGTTATCCATGAGGTCCATCATTGTCTGCGCATGGCAGGGCCGGGCTATGGCTGGACGTTGGGCGAGGCTTTGGTGAGCGAAGGACTTGCCGGGCAGTTCGCCCGATATCTGCTCAACACCGATCCAGAGCGTTGGGAGCGAGAAGTTGGCTCAACTGAACTGTTGAATTCTCCGGTTGGGCTGCAAGCACTTGAATCGAGTTATTACGATCACAGCGAATGGTTTTTTGGTAGTGGGAACAAGCCCAAATGGCTGGGGTACTCGCTGGGCTACCAGATGGTGGGGTGTTGGCTTGCGTCCAGGCAGGACGTAGACATTTTTACTTGGGTCAACGTACCTGCAGCCGACATCATCGCTGCAGCGCTTGAGCGAGGTCTGATAACAGCGACTTCTTGA
- a CDS encoding DUF1349 domain-containing protein has protein sequence MPDQNIKNDAHPHSLLNGSWLNEPKIHSAPTTNSLHLETDNATDFWRETHYGFTHDSGHFLGVEASPSFTCQLRIRGNFEALYDQAGLMVRINERQWVKAGIELSDGQAMLGSVLTDGQSDWATSPYIADPGDFWMRATVANGVLRLQVSADGLRWPLVRLCPFPIAPTYRVGPMACSPKRGGLKVAFSDWTLGPALGKDLHDLT, from the coding sequence ATGCCTGATCAAAACATCAAGAACGATGCACACCCCCACAGCCTGCTAAACGGCTCATGGCTGAACGAACCGAAAATCCACTCCGCGCCCACAACAAACTCCCTGCACCTGGAAACCGACAACGCTACCGACTTCTGGCGCGAAACCCACTACGGCTTCACCCATGACAGCGGCCATTTCCTAGGCGTCGAAGCCTCTCCCAGCTTCACCTGCCAGCTACGCATCCGCGGCAACTTCGAAGCCCTGTACGACCAGGCCGGCCTGATGGTCCGCATCAACGAACGCCAATGGGTCAAGGCCGGGATCGAACTGAGCGACGGCCAGGCGATGCTCGGCAGCGTCCTCACCGACGGACAATCCGACTGGGCGACCAGCCCGTACATCGCCGATCCCGGCGATTTCTGGATGCGCGCCACGGTCGCCAACGGCGTACTGCGCTTGCAGGTTTCCGCCGATGGACTTCGTTGGCCGCTGGTGCGCTTATGCCCGTTTCCCATCGCACCGACCTACCGCGTCGGCCCGATGGCGTGCAGCCCCAAGCGCGGCGGCTTGAAAGTCGCTTTTTCCGACTGGACGCTCGGACCCGCGCTGGGCAAGGACTTGCATGATCTGACCTGA
- a CDS encoding DUF692 domain-containing protein yields the protein MSTFTSPNGAGLGLRRAMLGDLLKMPPNAVDFLECAPDNWIGVGGVYAEQLDQLAAKHPITCHGLSLSLGGPQPLDLDLLRGTRRFLDRYAVAIYSEHLSYCSASGHLYDLLPIPFTEEAVHYVAARIRQTQDILGQRIAVENISYYAAPFQAMSEIDFITAVLEEADCDLLLDVNNLYVNAINHRYDAEKFLAALPAQRVSYLHVAGHYDEADDLKIDTHGAAVKQDVWTLLYQTYQRFGPVPTLLERDFNFPPLTELLAEVGQVKQLQQLACPATPEARHA from the coding sequence ATGAGCACCTTCACTTCACCCAACGGCGCCGGGCTCGGCCTGCGTCGCGCCATGCTTGGCGACTTGCTGAAAATGCCCCCGAACGCGGTGGATTTCCTCGAATGCGCGCCGGACAACTGGATCGGCGTCGGCGGCGTCTACGCCGAACAACTCGATCAACTGGCCGCAAAGCACCCCATCACCTGCCACGGTCTGTCCTTGTCCCTCGGCGGCCCACAGCCTCTCGACCTCGACCTGCTACGCGGCACCCGACGCTTTCTCGATCGCTACGCCGTGGCGATCTACAGCGAGCACCTGAGCTATTGCTCCGCCAGCGGCCACCTCTACGACCTCCTGCCGATCCCCTTCACCGAAGAAGCCGTGCACTACGTTGCCGCCCGCATACGCCAGACCCAGGACATTCTGGGCCAGCGCATCGCCGTGGAAAACATCTCCTACTACGCCGCGCCCTTCCAGGCCATGAGCGAAATCGACTTCATCACCGCGGTCCTCGAAGAAGCCGACTGCGACCTGCTGCTGGACGTCAACAACCTCTACGTCAACGCCATCAACCACCGCTACGACGCCGAAAAGTTCCTCGCCGCCCTGCCCGCGCAGCGCGTCAGCTACCTGCACGTCGCCGGCCATTACGACGAAGCCGACGACCTGAAAATCGACACCCACGGCGCCGCCGTCAAGCAAGATGTCTGGACACTTCTGTACCAGACCTACCAACGATTCGGACCGGTGCCGACATTGCTGGAACGCGACTTCAACTTCCCGCCATTGACCGAACTGCTCGCCGAAGTCGGGCAGGTCAAACAGCTGCAACAACTCGCCTGCCCGGCAACCCCGGAGGCCCGCCATGCCTGA
- a CDS encoding DUF2063 domain-containing protein encodes MPEHLLDQLNCMANFVRNPHHPPPPGLEPRRLAIYRQLFIGNIESLLAASFPVIHQTLPRADWQRLVHDFYANYRCQTPLFTQLAGEFVAYLEQHEDLHDFPPWLPELAQHEWSESALLLSDAVEPSHNPHGDLIEGTPVVSRRAQAHAYEWPVCDIGPDHQPTEKPAAPTLVLLQRREGHVTFSRMAPMAYALLVSLMEHRRSGREHLVALAEVAGVSARELMPMGVAALEGFKARGVVLGTRWG; translated from the coding sequence ATGCCTGAACACCTGCTCGATCAACTCAACTGCATGGCCAACTTCGTCCGCAACCCCCACCACCCGCCCCCACCCGGGCTGGAACCCCGACGCCTGGCCATCTACCGCCAACTGTTCATCGGCAACATCGAATCACTGCTCGCCGCCAGCTTCCCGGTCATCCACCAAACCCTGCCGCGCGCCGACTGGCAACGACTGGTCCACGACTTCTACGCCAACTACCGCTGCCAGACGCCGCTGTTCACACAGCTGGCCGGCGAATTTGTCGCCTACCTGGAGCAACACGAGGATCTCCACGATTTCCCACCATGGCTGCCCGAACTCGCCCAGCACGAATGGAGCGAAAGCGCCCTGCTGCTGAGCGATGCGGTGGAACCGTCACACAATCCCCACGGCGATCTGATCGAAGGCACGCCCGTGGTATCCCGACGCGCCCAGGCGCATGCCTATGAATGGCCGGTGTGCGACATCGGACCGGATCATCAGCCCACCGAAAAGCCTGCGGCCCCAACGTTGGTGCTGCTGCAGCGGCGCGAAGGGCACGTGACGTTTTCGCGGATGGCGCCAATGGCGTATGCGCTGTTGGTTTCGCTGATGGAGCATCGGCGCAGCGGGCGCGAGCATCTGGTGGCGTTGGCTGAGGTGGCTGGGGTGTCGGCGCGGGAGTTGATGCCAATGGGAGTGGCGGCGCTTGAGGGGTTCAAGGCGCGGGGGGTTGTGTTGGGGACGCGTTGGGGGTGA
- a CDS encoding type II toxin-antitoxin system RelE/ParE family toxin, protein MIDKKIYEVQQTPDFEDWLAGVKDAQGKAAILARLDRAGNGNFGDSEPVGDGISEMRVFNGPGYRIYFVRSGIVEYLMLIGSDKTDQKRGIKRAKMILDSLRGKCNER, encoded by the coding sequence ATGATCGACAAGAAAATATATGAGGTCCAGCAGACACCCGATTTTGAGGATTGGCTTGCCGGTGTGAAGGATGCTCAAGGGAAAGCGGCTATTTTGGCGCGTCTGGATCGCGCCGGAAATGGAAATTTTGGTGATAGTGAGCCGGTTGGTGATGGAATCAGCGAAATGCGGGTTTTTAATGGACCGGGGTATAGGATTTATTTTGTACGCTCGGGGATCGTAGAGTACCTGATGCTCATCGGAAGCGATAAAACAGATCAAAAAAGAGGTATCAAGAGAGCCAAAATGATCCTTGATAGCCTGAGAGGTAAATGTAATGAGCGATAA
- a CDS encoding addiction module antidote protein, with amino-acid sequence MSDKFNPEDMPVLNLNTTSTTRYEASRFLDNPEAIAAYLAESMKAADTEGLIHALAEVAKSKGINKVSKDAGVNRESLYKALKSSAKPRFETIRKLMTAMGVELTVQPIKGPEGPSKVVAQKTDKPPVAATKNSAKTTARKPIEAKTEPDATRTPSKPAAAKPAAPERRLGVPGLDNTNNKKRPHEGMELSASK; translated from the coding sequence ATGAGCGATAAATTCAACCCTGAGGACATGCCGGTTCTTAATCTCAACACAACCAGTACGACTCGTTACGAGGCTTCTCGCTTTCTCGATAATCCAGAAGCTATAGCAGCTTATCTGGCTGAAAGTATGAAGGCCGCTGATACGGAGGGGCTAATCCATGCTTTGGCAGAGGTCGCCAAATCCAAGGGAATCAATAAAGTTTCCAAGGATGCCGGGGTTAATCGTGAAAGCCTCTACAAGGCACTGAAATCCAGTGCAAAACCCAGGTTTGAAACTATCAGAAAACTGATGACGGCGATGGGTGTAGAACTCACAGTACAACCGATTAAAGGACCAGAGGGGCCTTCGAAAGTTGTGGCTCAGAAAACTGACAAACCACCAGTAGCTGCTACAAAAAATTCGGCAAAAACCACTGCCAGGAAACCAATTGAGGCAAAAACTGAGCCAGACGCGACACGTACTCCGAGCAAACCAGCGGCGGCCAAGCCAGCCGCACCGGAGAGACGCCTAGGCGTACCCGGCCTTGACAATACAAATAACAAAAAGAGGCCCCACGAAGGGATGGAGTTATCAGCAAGCAAATAA